In a single window of the Streptacidiphilus sp. P02-A3a genome:
- a CDS encoding trypsin-like peptidase domain-containing protein has protein sequence MTDTHPNPASAPEPGASRYETGDQSGNEARHSGYRTGGAWAAGTEATTPLPPVPGYQPSAHEPIDGTVLPGFAPPPAPAYGGAPQYQPAPIHPVQPAYPAAPGYPVPNGGDTGGWPATAEVAFGAEGGQGGDGGTGGEDVSPVEGGEPKKRRMRRPMALVAAVALISALAGGVAGGYISTTTQKSGNYSTSAVVTSDSKGTSNIAAIAAAVSPATVQITVDTSNSEDIGTGIVLTSTGQILTNYHVISSSVGDSSATIKITFSNGKTTSATVLGTDAGSDIAVIKAANVSGLATASLGNSAQVAIGDSVVAIGNPDGLTGTVTAGIVSALNRKVTVDVSEATTQSNGGFGFPSWSGENGFGSGSGSGSSGSSGSGSQTATYNAIQTDASLNPGNSGGPLLNSSGQVIGINASMYNSSSSSGQQSSGTQAGSVGLGFAIPINAVKAVLGQLQAGQSITS, from the coding sequence ATGACCGACACGCACCCGAACCCTGCCAGCGCCCCCGAGCCGGGAGCGTCCCGCTACGAGACCGGTGACCAGTCCGGCAACGAGGCCCGCCACAGCGGGTACCGGACCGGTGGCGCCTGGGCCGCCGGTACCGAGGCCACCACCCCGCTGCCGCCGGTGCCGGGCTACCAGCCCTCCGCGCACGAGCCGATCGACGGCACCGTGCTCCCGGGCTTCGCCCCGCCGCCCGCCCCCGCCTACGGCGGCGCGCCGCAGTACCAGCCCGCCCCGATCCACCCCGTGCAGCCGGCCTACCCGGCCGCCCCCGGCTACCCCGTGCCGAACGGCGGCGACACCGGCGGCTGGCCCGCCACCGCCGAGGTCGCCTTCGGCGCCGAGGGCGGCCAGGGCGGCGACGGCGGTACCGGCGGCGAGGACGTCAGCCCGGTCGAGGGCGGCGAGCCGAAGAAGCGCCGGATGCGTCGGCCGATGGCGCTGGTCGCGGCCGTGGCCCTGATCTCCGCCCTCGCGGGTGGCGTGGCCGGCGGCTACATCAGCACCACCACCCAGAAGTCCGGCAACTACAGCACCTCCGCCGTGGTCACCTCGGACTCCAAGGGCACCAGCAACATCGCCGCGATCGCCGCCGCCGTCTCCCCGGCCACCGTGCAGATCACCGTCGACACCAGCAACAGCGAGGACATCGGCACCGGCATAGTGCTGACGTCCACCGGTCAGATCCTCACCAACTACCACGTGATCTCCTCCTCGGTCGGCGACAGCAGCGCCACCATCAAGATCACTTTCAGCAACGGCAAGACCACCAGCGCCACCGTCCTCGGCACCGACGCCGGCAGCGACATCGCCGTGATCAAGGCGGCCAACGTCAGCGGCCTGGCCACGGCCTCGCTGGGCAACTCCGCCCAGGTCGCCATCGGCGACTCGGTGGTCGCCATCGGCAACCCGGACGGCCTCACCGGCACCGTCACCGCGGGCATCGTCAGCGCGCTGAACCGCAAGGTCACCGTGGACGTCAGCGAGGCGACCACGCAGAGCAACGGCGGCTTCGGCTTCCCGAGCTGGTCCGGCGAGAACGGCTTCGGCAGCGGGAGCGGGAGCGGCAGCTCCGGTTCCAGCGGCTCCGGCAGCCAGACCGCGACCTACAACGCCATCCAGACCGACGCCTCGCTCAACCCCGGCAACTCCGGCGGTCCGCTGCTGAACAGCTCCGGGCAGGTCATCGGCATCAACGCCTCCATGTACAACTCCTCGTCCTCCTCCGGCCAGCAGAGCTCCGGGACCCAGGCGGGCAGCGTCGGCCTCGGCTTCGCGATCCCGATCAACGCCGTGAAGGCGGTCCTCGGCCAGCTCCAGGCCGGGCAGAGCATCACCAGCTGA
- a CDS encoding RNA degradosome polyphosphate kinase — translation MTARPATPPTPQPASAAAAVEPKPAAAQSAAAKPAAAKPAARRTAARKTTAARPEPQAQPQAQPQPQPEPGGNVLRLPDSRELAELVEEELPKGRFLDRERSWLAFNERVLELAEDPETPLLERAKFLAIFGSNLDEFFMVRVAGLKRRIATGVATRSAAGLQPREVLEQIWRRSRELMARHAACFQQDVQPALAAQGIDLVRWNELTDQEQARLLTLFRQQIFPVLTPLAVDPAHPFPYISGLSLNLAVVVRNPVSGHKHFARVKVPQSLNRFLEASPQRYVPLEDVMGAHLEALFPGMEVLDHHAFRVTRNEDLEVEEDDTENILKALEKELMRRRFGPPVRLEVEESIDPYVLDLLVRELNISESEVYPLPGPLDLTGLFAIAGLDHPELKYPAFVASTARGLSDVESASQPDIFAAVRERDVLLHHPYDSFSTSVTAFLEQAANDPQVLAIKQTLYRTSGDSPIVDALIDAAESGKQVLVLVEIKARFDEQANIKWARKLEEAGCHVVYGLVGLKTHSKLSLVVRQEGETLRRYAHVGTGNYHPKTARLYEDLGIITADPQVGADLSDLFNRLSGYSRRETYGRLLVAPRSLRQGLVTRIQEEIAHHLAGRPARIQFKLNSIVDEAIIDALYRASQAGVRVDVWVRGICAIRPGVPGLSENIRVRSILGRFLEHSRIFLFGNGGDPEVWIGSADMMHRNLDRRIEALLRVTDAGHRAELAGLLELGIADETSSWHLGPDGTWTRHAHAEDGSPLRNVQELLIESRRRTRRTDGWGQGGPRS, via the coding sequence ATGACCGCCCGCCCTGCTACACCGCCCACGCCGCAGCCCGCTTCGGCAGCCGCCGCCGTCGAGCCGAAGCCCGCCGCCGCACAGTCCGCCGCCGCCAAGCCCGCTGCCGCCAAGCCCGCAGCCCGCCGGACCGCCGCCCGGAAGACCACCGCCGCCAGGCCCGAGCCGCAGGCCCAGCCCCAGGCTCAGCCGCAGCCCCAGCCGGAGCCCGGTGGCAACGTGCTGCGGCTGCCGGACAGCCGGGAGCTGGCCGAGCTGGTCGAGGAGGAGCTGCCGAAGGGCCGCTTCCTGGACCGCGAGCGCAGCTGGCTGGCGTTCAACGAGCGGGTGCTCGAACTCGCCGAGGACCCGGAGACGCCGCTGCTGGAGCGCGCCAAGTTCCTGGCGATCTTCGGCAGCAACCTGGACGAGTTCTTCATGGTCCGGGTCGCCGGCCTGAAGCGCCGGATCGCGACCGGCGTCGCCACCCGTTCGGCCGCCGGGCTACAGCCGCGCGAGGTGCTGGAGCAGATCTGGCGGCGCTCGCGCGAGCTCATGGCCCGCCACGCCGCCTGCTTCCAGCAGGACGTCCAGCCCGCCCTCGCCGCCCAGGGCATAGACCTGGTGCGCTGGAACGAGCTCACCGACCAGGAGCAGGCCCGCCTGCTCACCCTGTTCCGGCAGCAGATCTTCCCGGTGCTGACCCCACTGGCGGTGGACCCCGCGCACCCCTTCCCCTACATCTCCGGCCTCTCGCTGAACCTCGCGGTGGTCGTCCGCAACCCGGTCAGCGGCCACAAGCACTTCGCCAGAGTGAAGGTCCCGCAGTCACTGAACCGCTTCCTGGAGGCCTCCCCGCAGCGCTACGTGCCGCTGGAGGACGTCATGGGCGCGCACCTGGAGGCGCTGTTCCCGGGCATGGAGGTGCTGGACCACCACGCCTTCCGGGTCACCCGAAACGAGGACCTGGAGGTCGAGGAGGACGACACCGAGAACATCCTCAAGGCCCTGGAGAAGGAGCTGATGCGGCGCCGCTTCGGGCCGCCGGTCCGGCTGGAGGTCGAGGAGTCGATCGACCCGTACGTGCTGGACCTGCTGGTGCGCGAGCTGAACATCAGCGAGTCCGAGGTGTACCCGCTGCCCGGCCCGCTGGACCTGACCGGCCTGTTCGCCATCGCCGGCCTGGACCACCCGGAGCTGAAGTACCCGGCCTTCGTCGCCAGCACCGCCCGTGGCCTGTCCGACGTCGAGTCCGCCTCGCAGCCGGACATCTTCGCCGCCGTGCGCGAGCGCGACGTGCTGCTGCACCACCCCTACGACAGCTTCTCCACCTCGGTCACCGCCTTCCTGGAGCAGGCCGCCAACGACCCGCAGGTCCTGGCGATCAAGCAGACCCTGTACCGGACCAGCGGCGACTCGCCGATCGTGGACGCGCTGATCGACGCCGCCGAGTCCGGCAAGCAGGTGCTGGTGCTGGTCGAGATCAAGGCCAGGTTCGACGAGCAGGCCAACATCAAGTGGGCCCGCAAGCTGGAGGAGGCCGGCTGCCACGTGGTCTACGGCCTGGTCGGGCTGAAGACCCACTCCAAGCTGTCCCTGGTGGTCCGCCAGGAGGGCGAGACGCTGCGCCGCTACGCCCACGTCGGCACCGGCAACTACCACCCGAAGACCGCCCGGCTGTACGAGGACCTCGGCATCATCACCGCCGACCCGCAGGTCGGCGCGGACCTCTCGGACCTGTTCAACCGGCTCTCCGGCTACTCCCGCCGGGAGACCTACGGACGGCTGCTGGTCGCCCCGCGCTCGCTGCGGCAGGGCCTGGTCACCCGGATCCAGGAGGAGATCGCCCACCACCTGGCCGGGCGCCCGGCCCGGATCCAGTTCAAGCTGAACTCCATCGTCGACGAGGCCATCATCGACGCGCTCTACCGGGCCTCCCAGGCGGGGGTGCGGGTGGACGTGTGGGTGCGCGGGATCTGCGCGATCCGTCCGGGCGTCCCCGGGCTGTCCGAGAACATCCGGGTCCGCAGCATCCTCGGCCGCTTCCTGGAGCACTCGCGGATCTTCCTGTTCGGCAACGGCGGCGACCCCGAGGTGTGGATCGGCAGCGCCGACATGATGCACCGCAACCTCGACCGCCGGATCGAGGCGCTGCTCCGGGTCACCGACGCCGGGCACCGCGCCGAGCTGGCCGGGCTGCTGGAGCTCGGCATCGCCGACGAGACCTCCTCCTGGCACCTGGGTCCCGACGGGACCTGGACCCGGCACGCCCACGCCGAGGACGGCAGCCCGCTGCGCAACGTCCAGGAACTGCTCATCGAGTCCCGGCGGCGCACACGCCGAACCGACGGCTGGGGGCAGGGTGGCCCCCGGAGCTGA
- a CDS encoding MFS transporter, producing the protein MASQRTSGARESIVREAPEDRGANLRWVMLALGTAAQAGAFAFAYGLPYLIPTLRHTERLGLTGAGVLVACPTVGMLLALYAWGSAADRFGERVVLASGLGLSTAALTGAMLVHGLVPLGLMFALAGAAGASVSAASGRVVLGWFAPEQRGLAMGIRQTATPLGMLVAAVAMPPLAAAYGLRGALLFVTALSAVMTVLTALLVVDPPRPPQPAPGAERPASPYSGSWALWRIHGASALLVWPQFTVGAFGLVFLTQVRHWSAVEAGQLMAVGQALAAASRIGAGRWSDAVSSRLRPMRTLAALVGTLTLLLAACAQWWPSWAAVLLLVVLCGLSASTNGLSFTSVAELAGPRWAGRALGVQNIGQNLTASLTPPLAGAIITSAGFGTAFACAAGCALAAIAVIPVPRRQ; encoded by the coding sequence ATGGCGAGTCAGCGAACGTCCGGCGCGCGCGAGAGCATCGTGCGGGAGGCGCCCGAGGACCGGGGGGCGAACCTCCGCTGGGTGATGCTGGCGCTGGGCACCGCCGCCCAGGCGGGCGCCTTCGCCTTCGCCTACGGGCTGCCCTACCTGATCCCGACGCTGCGCCACACCGAGCGGCTGGGGCTGACCGGGGCCGGGGTGCTGGTGGCCTGCCCGACGGTGGGCATGCTGCTGGCCCTGTACGCCTGGGGCTCGGCGGCCGACCGCTTCGGCGAGCGGGTGGTGCTGGCCTCCGGCCTGGGGCTGTCGACGGCGGCGCTGACCGGGGCGATGCTGGTGCACGGCCTGGTCCCGCTGGGGCTGATGTTCGCGCTGGCGGGGGCGGCCGGGGCCTCGGTGTCGGCGGCCAGCGGCCGGGTGGTGCTGGGCTGGTTCGCGCCGGAGCAGCGCGGCCTGGCGATGGGCATCCGGCAGACCGCGACACCGCTGGGGATGCTGGTCGCGGCGGTGGCGATGCCGCCGCTGGCGGCGGCGTACGGGCTGCGCGGCGCGCTGCTGTTCGTGACCGCGCTGAGCGCGGTGATGACGGTACTGACGGCGCTGCTGGTGGTGGATCCGCCGCGACCGCCGCAGCCCGCGCCGGGCGCGGAGCGGCCCGCCTCCCCCTACTCCGGCTCCTGGGCGCTGTGGCGGATCCACGGCGCGAGCGCGCTGCTGGTCTGGCCGCAGTTCACCGTGGGGGCGTTCGGGCTGGTCTTCCTGACCCAGGTCCGGCACTGGTCGGCGGTGGAGGCCGGACAGCTGATGGCGGTCGGCCAGGCGCTGGCGGCGGCCTCCAGGATCGGCGCCGGCCGCTGGTCGGACGCGGTGAGCAGCAGGCTGCGGCCGATGCGGACGCTGGCGGCGCTGGTCGGCACGCTGACGCTGCTGCTGGCGGCCTGCGCGCAGTGGTGGCCGTCCTGGGCGGCGGTGCTGCTGCTGGTCGTGCTGTGCGGACTGTCGGCGAGCACCAACGGGCTGTCCTTCACCTCCGTGGCCGAACTGGCGGGCCCCCGGTGGGCGGGCCGGGCGCTGGGGGTGCAGAACATCGGCCAGAACCTGACCGCCTCGCTGACCCCGCCGCTGGCGGGCGCGATCATCACCTCGGCGGGCTTCGGCACGGCCTTCGCCTGCGCGGCCGGGTGCGCGCTGGCGGCCATCGCCGTCATCCCGGTCCCCCGGCGTCAGTAG
- the mshD gene encoding mycothiol synthase: MNAVEVISTVDAEQRAAITAVLERAAGVDGKQPVSEQGRLALRGPREGVRHLLQHDADGALVGYGQVDGEGTAELVVDPARRGHGYGRALATAVSGTGAARVWAHGGHPGARRLAEGFGLELSRELRQLRRSLLTDVEPVLPPGVVLRTFVPGQDEEAWLALNAAAFAHHPEQGSWTRRDLDERIAEPWFDPEGFFLAERDGRLVGFHWTKVEGGIGEVYVVGVAPQEQGSGLGRALTATGLRYLGEVRRLDTVLLYVDADNPAALRVYEKLGFTVHEVDLMYRRP, encoded by the coding sequence ATGAACGCAGTCGAGGTCATATCAACGGTCGACGCCGAGCAGCGGGCGGCGATCACGGCGGTGCTGGAGCGGGCGGCCGGGGTGGACGGCAAGCAGCCCGTCTCGGAGCAGGGGCGGCTGGCGCTGCGCGGCCCGCGCGAGGGCGTCCGGCACCTGCTCCAGCACGACGCCGACGGCGCCCTGGTCGGCTACGGGCAGGTGGACGGCGAGGGCACCGCCGAGCTGGTGGTCGACCCGGCCCGGCGCGGGCACGGGTACGGCAGGGCGCTGGCGACGGCGGTGTCCGGGACCGGTGCCGCCCGGGTCTGGGCACACGGCGGGCACCCGGGCGCGCGCCGCCTCGCCGAGGGCTTCGGCCTGGAGCTCTCCCGCGAGCTGCGGCAGCTGCGACGGAGCCTGCTGACCGACGTCGAGCCGGTGCTGCCGCCCGGAGTGGTGCTGCGCACCTTCGTCCCGGGACAGGACGAGGAGGCCTGGCTGGCGCTGAACGCCGCCGCCTTCGCCCACCACCCGGAGCAGGGCAGCTGGACCCGCCGCGACCTGGACGAGCGGATCGCCGAGCCCTGGTTCGACCCGGAGGGCTTCTTCCTGGCCGAGCGCGACGGCAGGCTGGTCGGCTTCCACTGGACCAAGGTCGAGGGGGGCATCGGAGAGGTCTACGTGGTGGGGGTGGCGCCGCAGGAGCAGGGCAGCGGGCTCGGCCGGGCACTGACCGCGACCGGGCTGCGGTACCTCGGCGAGGTGCGCCGCCTGGACACCGTGCTGCTGTACGTGGACGCCGATAATCCCGCCGCGCTGCGGGTATACGAGAAACTGGGTTTCACCGTGCACGAGGTCGACCTGATGTACCGCAGGCCGTAA
- a CDS encoding cell wall metabolism sensor histidine kinase WalK has protein sequence MSLRGRLSVLTAAAVAVAIAVCAVTCWFVVKDQLNSQARNSLLAANVNSLLLGGTNLQPYCGDTAASAAATAKSNAELAGLPVTDHDQTTNMSAEFLLPSSNGVKVCLPITATRGINYVSSDFSVVQGQDHVRHGSYTDGSAALVRVTTTTITYEGQRLAVPVLVAYPLSATQDSLQELLLVLVGVAAVGALGAAGIGLVVARAALKPVDRLTDAVEHIARTEELGTTIEVNGSDEIARLSESFNSMSTALASSRDRQSQLIADAGHELRTPLTSLRTNVDLLVRSEETGRALPEETRTRMMRNMKAQMVELSTLIGDLLELSRPTRPKGAKPLEVLPLHDIAARALDRARLRGPGLTFNVDVHPWYVRADAHTMERAVINLLDNAVKFSPPGGVIDVGLRFGTLTVRDHGPGIPAEDLPHVFDRFWRSPSARQMPGSGLGLAIVAQTIRDAGGEVSLAAADPGPGGVTGGALATVRLPGAPTPPPTTPPATPPGVSGTAGSEGR, from the coding sequence ATGTCGCTGCGCGGCCGACTGTCCGTGCTGACCGCCGCGGCCGTGGCGGTCGCCATCGCGGTCTGCGCGGTCACCTGCTGGTTCGTGGTCAAGGACCAGTTGAACAGCCAGGCCAGGAACAGCCTCCTCGCCGCCAATGTGAACTCCCTGCTGCTGGGGGGGACCAACCTGCAGCCGTACTGCGGCGACACCGCTGCCTCGGCCGCCGCCACCGCCAAGTCCAATGCCGAGCTCGCTGGCCTGCCGGTCACCGACCACGACCAGACGACCAACATGAGCGCCGAATTCCTGCTGCCGTCCAGCAACGGCGTGAAGGTCTGCCTGCCGATCACCGCCACACGCGGGATCAACTACGTGAGTTCGGACTTCAGTGTGGTGCAGGGGCAGGACCACGTCCGGCACGGCAGCTACACCGACGGCAGCGCCGCGCTGGTCCGGGTGACCACCACGACCATCACCTACGAGGGGCAGCGGTTGGCGGTGCCTGTCCTGGTCGCCTACCCGCTGTCAGCCACGCAGGACTCCCTGCAGGAGCTGCTGCTCGTGCTGGTCGGCGTCGCCGCCGTGGGCGCGCTCGGGGCGGCCGGGATCGGGCTGGTGGTCGCTCGCGCGGCGCTGAAGCCGGTGGATCGGCTGACCGACGCGGTCGAGCACATCGCTCGGACCGAGGAGCTGGGGACCACGATCGAGGTCAACGGGAGCGACGAGATCGCGCGGCTGAGCGAGTCGTTCAACTCGATGAGCACCGCGCTCGCCAGCTCCCGGGACCGGCAGTCGCAGCTGATCGCGGATGCCGGGCACGAGCTCCGCACCCCGCTGACCTCGCTGCGGACCAACGTGGACCTGCTGGTGCGCAGCGAGGAGACCGGCCGGGCGCTGCCGGAGGAGACCCGGACCCGGATGATGCGCAACATGAAGGCGCAGATGGTCGAGCTGTCGACGCTCATCGGCGACCTGCTGGAGCTCTCCCGGCCGACCCGGCCGAAGGGCGCCAAGCCGCTGGAGGTGCTGCCGCTGCACGACATCGCCGCCCGCGCGCTGGACCGCGCCCGGCTGCGCGGTCCCGGGCTGACCTTCAACGTCGACGTGCACCCCTGGTACGTCCGGGCCGACGCGCACACCATGGAGCGCGCGGTGATCAACCTGCTGGACAACGCGGTGAAGTTCAGCCCGCCGGGCGGGGTGATCGATGTCGGGCTGCGCTTCGGCACGCTGACGGTGCGCGACCACGGCCCGGGCATCCCGGCCGAGGACCTGCCGCACGTGTTCGACCGCTTCTGGCGGTCGCCCTCGGCGCGGCAGATGCCGGGCTCGGGCCTGGGGCTGGCGATCGTCGCGCAGACGATCCGGGACGCGGGCGGCGAGGTCTCGCTGGCCGCCGCCGATCCCGGACCGGGCGGGGTGACCGGCGGCGCGCTGGCCACCGTACGGCTGCCCGGGGCGCCGACGCCGCCGCCCACGACACCCCCGGCGACGCCGCCGGGGGTGTCCGGAACGGCCGGGAGCGAAGGCCGATAG
- a CDS encoding CHAD domain-containing protein → MTDAPGVLAMPATAAGDGTDAAPEAADSAAAEGITGTAGETLAAHLAAHAGSFLRGLPAIDPRTLRRVAGALHTFDPLLDPAWARELHDELTRLGTLLGQELAYTRRLARLTAALDTLACVDAEAAPGAPKARALLERQLTLARSRAHSLALQELGSARFHAIADRMTLLVSDLPLRGTVGDDPARALLPFAATARLRLTEAVAALPLHRSARPYNGDALHESGEDLPWRQVRLLALRARYALEVCAPLLGTAVGGPTAGLAELARLLGQHQEATDAAGAAALAGATPRITPATAYVLGVVHADQRLEVEAARHAFSLAWPDIHHPDWLSDTWLTR, encoded by the coding sequence ATGACCGACGCACCCGGGGTGCTCGCCATGCCCGCCACAGCGGCGGGCGACGGCACCGACGCCGCGCCGGAGGCCGCCGACAGCGCGGCCGCCGAGGGGATCACCGGCACCGCAGGCGAGACCCTGGCCGCGCATCTGGCCGCCCACGCGGGCAGCTTCCTGCGCGGCCTGCCGGCCATCGACCCGCGCACCCTGCGCCGGGTCGCCGGGGCGCTGCACACCTTCGACCCGCTGCTGGACCCGGCCTGGGCCCGGGAGCTGCACGACGAGCTGACCCGGCTCGGCACCCTGCTCGGCCAGGAGCTGGCGTACACCCGGCGGCTGGCCCGGCTGACCGCCGCGCTGGACACGCTGGCCTGCGTCGACGCCGAGGCCGCCCCCGGCGCGCCCAAGGCCAGGGCGCTGCTGGAACGCCAGCTCACGCTGGCCCGCTCCCGCGCGCACAGCCTCGCCCTGCAGGAGCTCGGCTCGGCCCGCTTCCACGCGATCGCGGACCGGATGACGCTGCTGGTCTCCGATCTGCCGCTGCGCGGCACGGTCGGCGACGACCCGGCCCGGGCGCTGCTGCCGTTCGCCGCCACCGCCCGGCTCCGGCTGACCGAGGCGGTGGCGGCGCTGCCGCTGCACCGCAGCGCCCGGCCGTACAACGGCGACGCGCTGCACGAATCCGGCGAGGACCTGCCCTGGCGGCAGGTCCGGCTGCTGGCGCTGCGGGCCCGCTACGCGCTGGAGGTCTGCGCCCCGCTGCTGGGCACGGCCGTCGGCGGCCCGACGGCCGGGCTGGCGGAGCTGGCCCGGCTGCTCGGGCAGCACCAGGAGGCCACCGACGCCGCCGGGGCCGCCGCCCTGGCCGGGGCCACCCCGAGGATCACCCCCGCCACCGCGTACGTGCTGGGCGTGGTCCATGCTGATCAACGTCTGGAGGTGGAAGCGGCCCGCCACGCCTTCAGCCTCGCCTGGCCCGACATCCACCACCCGGATTGGCTCTCCGACACATGGCTCACCCGCTGA
- the pstS gene encoding phosphate ABC transporter substrate-binding protein PstS — MKLQRNGRTKALAIGAVAVVSSLTLAACGSNNNGTTSGSSASASSSAGSTSTAASPAGADCGSGQLLGAGSTAQQNAVTQWVKDFQSQCSGVTVNYQGTGSGAGLTSFEAGKVAFAGSDAAMKPADIAKTAAVCPGGQGIDLPMIGGPIAIAYNVPGVSNLVLDAPTLAKIFTGQITNWNDTAIKTLNPTASLPNLPIQTFHRSDSSGTTNNLTAYLHAADPADFSYAATKVWPAKGGQGATGSAGLAAQVKAVKGAISYFELSYATAGNFSTVQIATGAPAPVAVSAANAAQLIATAPVVGTGSDLALKLNYATKAPNAYPITLVTYEIVCDKGNKAATLPALKAFLNYTISSAGQQSVASLGYVPLPAALAAKVQAEIATLS, encoded by the coding sequence GTGAAGCTCCAGCGGAACGGCCGCACCAAGGCCCTCGCCATCGGCGCCGTGGCGGTCGTCAGCTCGCTGACGCTCGCGGCGTGCGGCTCCAACAACAACGGCACCACCTCCGGCAGCAGCGCCTCCGCGAGCAGCTCCGCAGGCTCCACCTCGACCGCGGCCTCCCCGGCCGGTGCCGACTGCGGCAGCGGCCAGCTGCTCGGCGCGGGCTCCACCGCCCAGCAGAACGCCGTCACCCAGTGGGTCAAGGACTTCCAGTCGCAGTGCTCGGGCGTCACGGTCAACTACCAGGGCACCGGCTCGGGCGCGGGTCTGACCAGCTTCGAGGCCGGCAAGGTCGCCTTCGCCGGCTCCGACGCCGCGATGAAGCCCGCCGACATCGCCAAGACCGCCGCGGTCTGCCCCGGCGGCCAGGGCATCGACCTGCCGATGATCGGTGGCCCGATCGCGATCGCCTACAACGTCCCCGGCGTGAGCAACCTGGTGCTGGACGCGCCGACCCTGGCGAAGATCTTCACCGGCCAGATCACCAACTGGAACGACACCGCGATCAAGACGCTGAACCCGACCGCGTCGCTGCCGAACCTGCCGATCCAGACGTTCCACCGCTCCGACAGCTCGGGCACCACCAACAACCTCACCGCGTACCTGCACGCGGCCGACCCGGCCGACTTCTCCTACGCCGCCACCAAGGTGTGGCCGGCCAAGGGCGGCCAGGGCGCCACCGGTTCGGCGGGCCTCGCGGCCCAGGTGAAGGCCGTCAAGGGGGCCATCTCCTACTTCGAGCTGTCCTACGCGACCGCGGGCAACTTCAGCACCGTCCAGATCGCCACCGGCGCCCCCGCCCCGGTCGCCGTCTCCGCGGCCAACGCCGCCCAGCTGATCGCCACCGCGCCGGTCGTGGGCACCGGCTCCGACCTGGCGCTGAAGCTCAACTACGCGACCAAGGCCCCCAACGCCTACCCGATCACCCTGGTCACCTACGAGATCGTCTGCGACAAGGGCAACAAGGCCGCGACCCTCCCCGCGCTCAAGGCCTTCCTGAACTACACCATCAGCTCCGCCGGACAGCAGTCGGTCGCCTCCCTGGGCTACGTGCCGCTGCCCGCCGCGCTGGCCGCCAAGGTCCAGGCCGAGATCGCGACCCTGAGCTAG
- a CDS encoding NUDIX hydrolase produces MAHPLTVQTQDRIRAAGVVLWRAGEQSDEPELALIHRPKLDDWSFPKGKLKDGERAKEAARREALEETGMRVELGSRLPTQRYLAKGRPKRVRYWSAVRVSGSFAPNREVDRLEWLPAGEARQRLSYAHDRELVDALLKQLCE; encoded by the coding sequence ATGGCTCACCCGCTGACCGTTCAGACGCAGGACCGGATCCGGGCGGCGGGGGTGGTGCTGTGGCGGGCCGGTGAGCAGTCGGACGAGCCGGAACTGGCGCTGATCCACCGGCCCAAGCTGGACGACTGGTCCTTCCCGAAGGGCAAGCTGAAGGACGGCGAGCGGGCCAAGGAGGCGGCCCGCCGGGAGGCGCTGGAGGAGACCGGCATGCGGGTGGAGCTCGGCTCCCGGCTGCCGACCCAGCGGTACCTGGCCAAGGGGCGGCCCAAACGCGTCCGCTACTGGTCAGCGGTGCGGGTGTCGGGATCGTTCGCCCCGAACCGCGAGGTGGACCGGCTGGAGTGGCTGCCGGCCGGTGAGGCGCGGCAGCGGCTCAGCTACGCTCACGACCGCGAGTTGGTGGACGCACTGCTCAAACAGCTCTGCGAGTGA
- a CDS encoding response regulator transcription factor yields MPAANASPSEPTAPEAEPLARVLVVDDEPALRDALESSLAFEGYEVATASDGVEALDAIAENKPDLVLLDIMMPRMDGLTAVRRLRSRGDTVPVLMLTARDAVGDRVTGLDVGADDYLAKPFELDELLARVRALLRRNTIVQAAGLGDGPSNDEILAFEDLRMNTTTREVTRAGHPVELTRTEYMLLEMFLAHPRQVLTREQILKAVWGFDFEPSSNSLDVYVMYLRRKTEAGGMPRLVHTVRGVGYALRAVERSSS; encoded by the coding sequence ATGCCTGCCGCCAACGCCTCTCCCAGCGAACCAACCGCCCCCGAGGCGGAGCCGCTGGCCCGTGTCCTGGTCGTCGACGACGAGCCGGCCCTGCGGGACGCCCTCGAAAGCAGCCTCGCCTTCGAGGGCTACGAGGTGGCCACCGCCTCCGACGGCGTCGAGGCGCTGGACGCGATCGCCGAGAACAAGCCCGACCTGGTGCTGCTGGACATCATGATGCCGCGGATGGACGGCCTCACCGCCGTCCGGCGGCTGCGGTCCCGGGGCGACACCGTGCCGGTGCTGATGCTGACCGCGCGGGACGCCGTCGGCGACCGGGTCACCGGGCTCGACGTCGGCGCGGACGACTACCTCGCGAAGCCGTTCGAGCTGGACGAGCTGCTGGCACGGGTGCGGGCGCTGCTGCGCCGCAACACCATCGTCCAGGCGGCCGGGTTGGGGGACGGCCCGTCCAACGACGAGATCCTGGCGTTCGAGGACCTGCGGATGAACACGACCACCCGCGAGGTCACCCGCGCGGGCCACCCGGTCGAGCTCACCCGGACGGAGTACATGCTGCTGGAGATGTTCCTGGCGCACCCGCGCCAGGTGCTGACCCGGGAGCAGATCCTGAAGGCGGTCTGGGGCTTCGACTTCGAGCCGTCGTCGAACTCCCTGGACGTGTACGTGATGTACCTGCGCCGCAAGACCGAGGCCGGCGGGATGCCGCGCCTGGTGCACACCGTACGCGGCGTGGGATACGCGCTGCGGGCGGTCGAGCGCAGCAGCAGCTGA